One segment of Mobula birostris isolate sMobBir1 chromosome 27, sMobBir1.hap1, whole genome shotgun sequence DNA contains the following:
- the fam43b gene encoding protein FAM43B: MLPWRRGKAVLAEDEGRRKAKRWLSERSLLASVARRACPGFWSDRPLQRLGGIFKRRRRKVQLNRDNPSHSVRYLGNAVTLRARGEGCTDQVVSKIWARSEQGTAGARMQLTVGPHGIRLCPTEPCGGHSGHLYLLRRITHCGADVQRPQVFAWVYRHQLKNKAVLLRCHAVRLSKATKARDVALFLLRTSSSALDDFKRLKRLEDARHRRQQRLGDPALPLAPLRRLFNSPCPYRAGSERWRSPAALSSIAEDAAGEQEDGEPDVGGISRRIGSCTIADEAPTHPGGRSKAASPGSN; the protein is encoded by the coding sequence ATGCTGCCGTGGCGGAGGGGCAAGGCGGTGCTGGCGGAGGACGAGGGGCGGCGGAAAGCGAAGCGGTGGCTGTCCGAGCGCTCGCTGCTGGCCTCGGTGGCCCGGCGGGCTTGCCCCGGTTTCTGGTCCGACCGCCCTCTCCAGCGGCTCGGAGGCATCTTCAAGCGCCGCCGGCGCAAGGTCCAGTTGAACAGGGACAACCCGAGCCACAGCGTGCGCTACCTGGGCAATGCGGTGACCCTACGGGCCAGGGGTGAAGGTTGCACCGACCAGGTGGTGAGTAAGATCTGGGCAAGGAGCGAGCAGGGCACGGCCGGGGCGCGGATGCAATTGACGGTCGGGCCGCATGGGATCCGTCTGTGCCCCACCGAGCCCTGCGGCGGCCACTCGGGCCATCTGTACTTGCTGCGCCGGATCACCCACTGTGGAGCCGACGTCCAGCGTCCCCAGGTCTTCGCCTGGGTGTACCGGCACCAGCTTAAGAACAAGGCGGTGTTGCTGCGATGTCACGCCGTTCGGCTGAGCAAGGCGACCAAAGCCCGGGACGTCGCTCTCTTCCTGCTGCGCACCTCCAGCTCGGCTCTCGACGACTTCAAGCGGCTCAAGAGGCTGGAGGACGCCCGGCACCGGCGGCAGCAGCGGCTCGGGGACCCTGCGCTGCCCCTCGCTCCGCTCCGGAGGCTTTTCAACTCCCCGTGCCCGTACCGGGCGGGCTCCGAGCGCTGGAGGAGCCCGGCGGCGCTCAGCTCCATCGCCGAAGACGCGGCGGGCGAGCAGGAGGACGGTGAGCCTGACGTCGGTGGCATCTCCCGGCGGATCGGCTCCTGCACCATCGCCGACGAAGCTCCAACCCACCCGGGCGGCCGCTCTAAGGCGGCTTCGCCGGGCTCCAACTGA